A genomic window from Triticum urartu cultivar G1812 chromosome 7, Tu2.1, whole genome shotgun sequence includes:
- the LOC125523401 gene encoding premnaspirodiene oxygenase-like, whose amino-acid sequence MDELYVQSLVLAAVAVALLQVLRVALNPVRERAPPGPWKLPVIGSMHHLMNVLPHHALRDLARAHGPLMMLQLGQTPLLVVSSRETARLVLRTHDANFATRPKILAAEIVTYQSSDILFSPSGDYWRKLRQLCAAEILGPKRVLSFRHIREDEMRMRVDEIRQAGPSKPVNLSVMFHGLTNSIIARAAFGRTPKKSPEFLAAVTSGVRLASGFDIPDLFPEWTAVLAALTGMKRRLQGVHRTVDAFLEEMINERNAARADKMKVGGTEKVDENLIDVLIGLQEGGGLGFELDNSRIKAVILDMFAAGTGTAGSSMEWGMSELMRNPLVMKKLQGQIREAFKGKSVVTEADLQESNLRYLKLVIKEALRLHPPGPLLVPRESIGSCELQGYTVPAKSRVVINVWAIGRDPAYWKDAEEFQPERFEDGAVDFTGNNFEFVPFGAGRRMCPGINYALAVMELALVGLLYHFDWSLPEGVSEVDMEEARGLGVRRRTPLMLIATPFVPAALA is encoded by the exons ATGGACGAGCTGTATGTCCAATCGCTGGtgctggcggcggtggcggttgcGCTGCTGCAGGTGCTGAGGGTGGCCCTGAACCCGGTGAGGGAGAGGGCGCCGCCAGGGCCGTGGAAGCTACCGGTGATCGGCAGCATGCACCACCTCATGAACGTGCTGCCGCACCATGCGCTGAGGGATCTGGCCCGCGCGCATGGCCCACTCATGATGCTGCAGCTTGGGCAGACGCCACTGCTGGTGGTCTCGTCTAGGGAGACGGCGCGGCTGGTGCTCAGGACCCACGACGCTAACTTCGCCACGCGGCCAAAGATCCTCGCCGCCGAGATCGTCACCTACCAGTCGTCCGACATCCTCTTCTCTCCCTCCGGCGACTACTGGCGCAAACTCCGCCAGCTCTGCGCCGCCGAGATCCTAGGCCCCAAGCGCGTGCTCTCCTTCCGCCACATTAGGGAGGACGAG ATGAGGATGCGGGTGGATGAGATCCGGCAGGCAGGGCCGTCGAAACCCGTGAACCTGAGCGTCATGTTCCACGGCCTGACCAACAGCATCATTGCGCGGGCGGCATTCGGGAGGACGCCGAAGAAGTCGCCAGAGTTCCTGGCCGCCGTCACGTCCGGGGTGCGCCTGGCGAGCGGCTTCGACATCCCCGACCTCTTCCCAGAGTGGACGGCAGTGCTCGCCGCACTCACCGGCATGAAGCGCAGGCTCCAGGGCGTCCACAGGACGGTGGACGCATTCCTGGAGGAGATGATCAACGAGAGGAACGCCGCCCGCGCTGACAAGATGAAGGTCGGCGGCACCGAGAAGGTGGACGAGAACCTCATTGACGTGCTCATCGGCCTGCAGGAGGGAGGCGGCCTTGGGTTCGAGCTCGACAACAGCAGGATCAAGGCCGTCATCCTGGACATGTTCGCGGCAGGCACGGGGACGGCAGGGTCGTCGATGGAGTGGGGGATGTCGGAGCTGATGCGGAACCCGCTGGTGATGAAGAAGTTGCAGGGCCAAATCCGGGAGGCGTTCAAGGGTAAGTCCGTGGTGACGGAGGCCGACCTGCAGGAGAGCAACCTCCGGTACTTGAAGCTGGTGATCAAGGAGGCGCTCCGGCTGCACCCGCCGGGGCCCCTGCTGGTGCCCCGGGAGAGCATTGGCAGCTGCGAGCTGCAAGGGTACACGGTCCCTGCCAAGTCGCGCGTCGTCATCAACGTGTGGGCCATCGGACGGGACCCGGCGTACTGGAAGGACGCCGAGGAGTTCCAGCCCGAGCGGTTTGAGGACGGCGCCGTGGACTTCACCGGCAACAATTTCGAGTTCGTCCCGTTCGGCGCCGGCCGCAGGATGTGCCCCGGCATCAACTACGCGCTCGCCGTCATGGAACTTGCCCTCGTCGGTCTGCTCTACCACTTTGACTGGTCGCTGCCGGAAGGCGTTTCCGAGGTCGACATGGAGGAGGCTCGTGGCCTCGGCgtgcgccgccgcacgccgctgATGCTCATCGCCACGCCCTTCGTCCCGGCCGCCCTGGCGTAG